The following proteins are encoded in a genomic region of Pseudodesulfovibrio mercurii:
- a CDS encoding YccF domain-containing protein, whose product MLSFLGNLIWWLIGGVFMTIGWLFAGCLFAISIVGLPWARAAFVIAGFSLMPFGRTLVRRDVLTGQKDIGTSDWGTVGNIVWFVFAGWWLALGHILSALGCFITILGIPWGWQHLKLAAVTLAPIGLTVVTTEQAERLYGVRVDR is encoded by the coding sequence ATGCTTTCGTTCCTCGGCAATCTGATCTGGTGGCTCATCGGCGGCGTGTTCATGACCATCGGCTGGCTCTTCGCGGGCTGCCTCTTCGCCATCTCCATCGTGGGCCTGCCCTGGGCGCGGGCCGCCTTCGTCATCGCCGGTTTTTCGCTCATGCCCTTCGGCCGGACCCTGGTCCGGCGCGACGTGCTCACCGGGCAAAAGGACATCGGCACCTCGGACTGGGGCACGGTGGGCAACATCGTCTGGTTCGTGTTCGCGGGCTGGTGGCTGGCGCTGGGGCACATCCTGTCCGCGCTGGGCTGCTTCATCACCATCCTGGGCATCCCGTGGGGCTGGCAGCACCTCAAGCTGGCCGCCGTCACCCTGGCCCCCATCGGTCTGACCGTGGTCACGACGGAGCAGGCCGAGCGGCTCTACGGCGTGCGCGTGGACCGCTAG
- a CDS encoding Bax inhibitor-1/YccA family protein, with protein MTQYPSMQRTETSRAEVLNAFMRGVYGWMSAGLGLTALVAFATLTVPALTNLAFVYNPQTGMYAPTMLPMIALLAAFGMVFFMSFKISTMNPSTATGLFMAFSALNGFSLAPILFAYTTASVVTTFITTAGMFGAMSVYGMVTKKDLTSWGSLLFMGLIGIIIAMVVNMFLQSPGMSFAISVLGVIIFVGLTAYDTQKLKTMGETVPLGDTAAVRRGTILGALTLYLDFYNLFLMLLRLMGDRR; from the coding sequence ATGACTCAGTATCCCAGCATGCAACGGACGGAGACCTCCAGAGCCGAGGTCCTGAACGCCTTCATGCGCGGCGTCTACGGCTGGATGAGCGCGGGCCTGGGCCTGACCGCCCTGGTGGCCTTCGCCACCCTGACCGTCCCGGCCCTGACCAACCTGGCCTTTGTCTACAATCCGCAGACCGGCATGTACGCCCCGACCATGCTGCCCATGATCGCCCTGCTGGCGGCCTTCGGCATGGTCTTCTTCATGAGCTTCAAGATTTCGACCATGAACCCGAGCACGGCCACGGGGTTGTTCATGGCCTTCAGCGCCCTGAACGGCTTCTCCCTGGCCCCGATCCTCTTCGCCTACACCACGGCCTCGGTGGTCACGACCTTCATCACCACCGCAGGCATGTTCGGAGCCATGTCCGTCTACGGCATGGTCACCAAGAAGGACCTGACCAGCTGGGGCAGCCTGCTGTTCATGGGCCTGATCGGCATCATCATCGCCATGGTGGTGAACATGTTCCTGCAAAGCCCGGGCATGTCCTTCGCCATCTCGGTCCTCGGCGTGATCATCTTCGTGGGCCTGACCGCCTACGACACCCAGAAGCTGAAGACCATGGGCGAGACCGTGCCCCTGGGCGACACCGCGGCCGTCCGCCGCGGCACCATCCTGGGCGCCCTGACCCTGTACCTGGACTTCTACAACCTCTTCCTCATGCTTTTGAGGTTGATGGGCGACCGCAGGTAG
- the lpxK gene encoding tetraacyldisaccharide 4'-kinase: MSETVTNLQRVLYPLLRPFAWVYGGIMRVRAGLYRRGLLPGWEPPALTVSVGNIGWGGTGKTPVADWLLGWAESRSIPVALLTRGYRAKPQHLPYEVKPGALAEEAGDEPLMLARAHDSALVLVDPNRTRAGKSAMRTKKPELIILDDGFQHMAVRRHVNLVLLRPDDLREGWNRVIPAGSWREPEAALGRADAFMIKAGPKEFSQLKPRIEERLKRFGKPVFSFRLMPTGVRRVIGGERAADFGGAPYLLATGVGDPAQVRATAEGYLGYGPKAHRVFRDHHAYSKRDVEDLVREAARLGCTAILCTPKDAVKLGAMCTDQFWQFDLSLEFGPSTMGERTTFAAWWDRRYDSFRLRRADRAEHAADYTMRHGGAPSDKGDDNG; this comes from the coding sequence ATGTCCGAGACCGTGACAAACCTGCAACGCGTCCTGTATCCGCTGCTGCGCCCCTTTGCCTGGGTGTACGGCGGAATCATGCGCGTGCGCGCGGGGCTGTACCGCCGGGGGCTGCTGCCCGGTTGGGAGCCGCCCGCGCTGACCGTGTCCGTGGGCAACATCGGCTGGGGCGGCACGGGCAAGACCCCGGTGGCCGACTGGCTGCTCGGCTGGGCCGAGTCCAGGTCCATCCCCGTGGCCCTGCTGACGCGCGGCTACCGGGCCAAACCGCAGCATCTGCCCTACGAGGTCAAGCCGGGCGCCCTGGCCGAGGAGGCGGGCGACGAGCCGCTCATGCTCGCCCGCGCCCACGACAGTGCCCTGGTCCTGGTGGACCCGAACCGCACCCGGGCGGGCAAATCGGCCATGCGCACGAAAAAGCCCGAGCTGATCATCCTGGACGACGGTTTCCAGCACATGGCGGTCCGGCGGCACGTGAACCTGGTGCTGCTCCGGCCCGACGACCTGCGCGAGGGCTGGAACCGGGTCATCCCGGCGGGCTCCTGGCGCGAGCCCGAGGCGGCGCTCGGCAGGGCCGACGCCTTCATGATCAAGGCCGGGCCCAAGGAATTTTCCCAGCTCAAACCGCGCATCGAGGAGCGGTTGAAGCGGTTCGGCAAGCCGGTCTTCAGCTTCCGGCTCATGCCCACGGGCGTGCGCCGGGTCATCGGCGGGGAGCGGGCGGCCGACTTCGGGGGCGCACCGTACCTGCTGGCCACGGGCGTGGGCGATCCGGCCCAGGTCCGGGCCACGGCCGAGGGGTACCTGGGCTACGGGCCAAAGGCGCACCGGGTGTTCCGTGACCACCACGCCTACTCCAAGCGGGACGTGGAGGACCTGGTCCGGGAGGCCGCGCGGCTGGGCTGCACCGCGATTTTGTGCACGCCCAAGGACGCGGTCAAGCTCGGGGCCATGTGCACCGACCAATTTTGGCAATTCGATCTGAGCCTGGAGTTCGGGCCGTCCACCATGGGCGAGCGGACCACGTTCGCCGCCTGGTGGGACCGGCGCTACGATTCCTTCAGGCTGCGCCGCGCGGACCGCGCCGAGCACGCGGCGGACTACACCATGCGGCACGGGGGAGCCCCGTCCGACAAGGGAGACGACAATGGTTAA
- a CDS encoding YibE/F family protein: protein MHPLSKTSRDWLLVLIFIVVSVGLYYLPTGFETNKDRDAVHCTGRVTAVDDANVMSLGMIRAGEQTVTLDILDGPFKGETFTANNQLLGQLDRDKLFKAGDTAYVILTLNSDGQVIYVNPQAHYRLGLELFLLGLFAALLLLFGGLTGFKALLSFVFTGLMLWKVLVPLLLKGTDPVWLTLSVVAGLCAVIIFLVGGLNRTGLTAFLGAFLGVAASCALGIYFTGRFHVHGAVMPFAETLLYAGYGHLNLTRVFMAGVFLSSCGAVMDLAMDVAAAMSEVVDKKPGISRVEAVWSGIRVGRAVVGTMTTTLLLAYSGGFVTLLMAFMAQGIPLDTTFNFIYVAAEVLKTLVGSFGLVTVAPFTALVGGLLLTAGEHSAGALRH from the coding sequence ATGCACCCACTCAGCAAGACGTCCCGCGACTGGCTTTTGGTCCTCATCTTCATCGTCGTCTCCGTCGGCCTCTACTACCTGCCCACCGGCTTCGAAACGAACAAGGACCGGGACGCGGTCCACTGCACGGGGCGGGTCACGGCCGTGGACGACGCCAACGTCATGAGCCTGGGCATGATCCGCGCGGGCGAACAGACCGTGACCCTGGACATCCTGGACGGGCCGTTCAAGGGCGAGACCTTCACGGCCAACAACCAGCTCCTGGGCCAGCTCGACCGCGACAAGCTCTTTAAGGCCGGTGACACGGCCTACGTCATCCTGACCCTGAACAGCGACGGCCAGGTCATCTACGTCAATCCCCAGGCCCACTACCGGCTGGGGCTCGAACTGTTCCTGCTCGGCCTGTTCGCCGCGCTGCTCCTGCTCTTCGGCGGGCTGACCGGGTTCAAGGCCCTGTTGTCCTTCGTCTTCACCGGGCTGATGCTGTGGAAGGTCCTGGTCCCGCTGCTGCTCAAGGGCACGGACCCGGTCTGGTTGACCCTGAGCGTGGTGGCCGGGCTGTGCGCGGTGATCATCTTTCTGGTGGGCGGACTCAACCGCACCGGCCTGACCGCCTTTCTCGGGGCCTTCCTCGGGGTGGCGGCCAGCTGCGCCCTGGGCATCTATTTCACCGGCAGGTTCCACGTGCACGGGGCGGTCATGCCCTTTGCCGAGACCCTGCTCTACGCGGGCTACGGCCACCTGAACCTGACCCGCGTGTTCATGGCCGGGGTGTTCCTGTCCTCCTGCGGCGCGGTCATGGACCTGGCCATGGACGTGGCCGCGGCCATGAGCGAGGTGGTCGACAAGAAGCCGGGCATCTCCCGCGTGGAGGCGGTCTGGTCGGGCATCCGCGTGGGCCGCGCCGTGGTCGGGACCATGACCACGACCCTGCTGCTGGCCTACTCGGGCGGGTTCGTGACCCTGCTCATGGCCTTCATGGCCCAGGGCATCCCGCTGGACACCACCTTCAACTTCATCTACGTGGCCGCCGAGGTCCTCAAGACCCTGGTGGGCAGCTTCGGGCTGGTCACCGTGGCCCCGTTCACGGCCCTGGTGGGCGGCCTGCTCCTGACCGCAGGCGAACACTCGGCCGGTGCGCTCCGCCATTGA